The following proteins are encoded in a genomic region of Pseudodesulfovibrio mercurii:
- a CDS encoding universal stress protein produces the protein MQKELLLAIGDDRAASYNLRFLKDVFDSFCDLKLTLFYAAPRSALWDRQDAGLPPSEDAVSEFVAHKKGKGRKALDDAKRWITDIAGCDGGNICTKVVQSRLGTARELICEAREGLYDALILGRKGFTWFEEIFENSVCHELLWQDIDFPIWVCKRPSRTPRQNVLLCLDGSEPSLRMADHVGYMLADEPRHSFILFHVAQKGYAASSSDRIFGEALAILAEHGVPDERIEIKMVTGRNAFKAILKEARAGHYAAVAVGRRGEGAQTRKENLFPSTVCVNLLRQLQETALWISK, from the coding sequence GTGCAGAAAGAACTGCTCCTCGCCATCGGCGACGACCGCGCCGCCTCCTACAACCTCCGGTTCCTCAAGGACGTCTTCGACTCGTTCTGCGACCTCAAGCTGACCCTGTTCTACGCCGCCCCGCGCTCCGCCCTGTGGGACCGCCAGGACGCCGGACTGCCGCCCTCGGAAGACGCCGTCAGCGAGTTTGTGGCCCACAAGAAGGGCAAGGGCCGCAAGGCCCTGGACGACGCCAAGCGCTGGATCACCGACATCGCCGGGTGCGACGGCGGCAACATCTGCACCAAGGTCGTCCAATCCCGCCTGGGCACCGCCCGGGAACTCATCTGCGAGGCGCGCGAAGGCCTCTACGACGCCCTCATCCTCGGCCGCAAGGGGTTCACCTGGTTCGAGGAGATCTTCGAAAACTCCGTGTGCCACGAACTCCTGTGGCAGGACATCGACTTCCCCATCTGGGTCTGCAAACGCCCCTCGCGCACCCCGCGCCAGAACGTGCTCCTGTGCCTCGACGGCTCGGAACCGTCCCTGCGCATGGCCGACCACGTCGGCTACATGCTCGCCGACGAACCGCGCCACTCCTTCATTCTCTTCCACGTGGCCCAGAAAGGGTATGCCGCCTCCTCCTCGGACCGCATCTTCGGCGAGGCCCTGGCCATCCTCGCCGAACACGGCGTGCCCGACGAACGCATCGAGATCAAGATGGTCACCGGCCGCAACGCCTTCAAGGCCATCCTCAAGGAGGCCCGCGCCGGGCACTACGCCGCCGTGGCCGTGGGCCGGCGCGGAGAAGGCGCCCAGACCCGAAAGGAAAACCTCTTCCCCAGCACCGTCTGCGTCAACCTCCTGCGCCAGCTCCAGGAGACCGCCCTGTGGATCAGCAAATAA
- a CDS encoding MFS transporter, with protein MSHEPAPTKRTSLPHAIITLGWVSFFTDVASEMVYPVVPLFLVAVLGAPATVLGAMEGAAEAVVCLMKGASGWHSDRIGRRTPFVRAGYGLGALSKPLLAMAFSWPMVFIARIIDRSGKGLRTTARDAMIADAAPAAIAGRAYGFHRAMDTTGAIVGVLLSMGLLALLPGHYRTIFLLAALPGIVAVWLTFRLKEPDAAPAATAAPRLPLREALRGLPPAYWRALLLLSLFSLANSTDALLLLRTRDLGFSDTHVIGAYVLFNLVYAASAYPAGILSDRIGRWRLMLGGWTLYALTYFGFALSGPAGIWALFPIYGLYMGLTEGVGKAIIASGLPADRRGTAMGFFLMLTGLLSLAGNLAAGLAWDLIGPRAPFILGGALALLAVIVALALPRNHRHPAA; from the coding sequence ATGTCACACGAACCCGCTCCAACCAAACGCACCTCGCTCCCCCACGCCATCATCACCCTGGGCTGGGTCAGCTTCTTCACCGATGTGGCCTCGGAAATGGTCTACCCCGTGGTCCCCCTCTTCCTGGTCGCCGTGCTCGGAGCCCCGGCCACCGTGCTCGGGGCCATGGAAGGGGCCGCCGAGGCCGTGGTCTGCCTGATGAAGGGGGCCTCGGGCTGGCACAGCGACCGCATCGGTCGGCGCACCCCCTTCGTCCGCGCCGGATACGGCCTGGGCGCACTGTCCAAGCCCCTGCTCGCCATGGCCTTCTCCTGGCCCATGGTCTTCATCGCGCGCATCATCGACCGCTCGGGCAAGGGACTGCGCACCACCGCCCGCGACGCCATGATCGCCGACGCCGCCCCGGCCGCCATCGCCGGACGGGCCTACGGCTTCCACCGCGCCATGGACACCACCGGGGCCATCGTCGGCGTGCTCCTGTCCATGGGCCTCCTCGCCCTGCTGCCCGGCCACTACCGGACCATCTTCCTCCTGGCCGCACTGCCCGGCATCGTCGCGGTCTGGCTCACCTTCCGGCTCAAGGAACCCGACGCCGCCCCGGCCGCAACCGCCGCCCCCCGCCTCCCCCTGCGCGAGGCCCTGCGCGGACTGCCCCCGGCCTACTGGCGCGCCCTGCTCCTGCTCTCCCTCTTCTCCCTGGCCAACAGCACCGACGCCCTGCTCCTCCTGCGCACCCGAGACCTCGGCTTCAGCGACACCCACGTCATCGGCGCCTACGTGCTCTTCAACCTCGTCTACGCCGCCTCCGCCTACCCCGCGGGCATCCTCAGCGACCGCATCGGCCGCTGGCGCCTCATGCTCGGCGGCTGGACCCTCTACGCCCTGACCTACTTCGGCTTCGCCCTGTCCGGACCCGCCGGCATCTGGGCCCTGTTCCCCATCTACGGCCTGTACATGGGCCTCACCGAAGGCGTGGGCAAGGCCATCATCGCCTCGGGACTGCCCGCCGACCGCCGAGGCACCGCCATGGGCTTCTTCCTCATGCTCACCGGCCTCCTCTCCCTGGCCGGGAACCTCGCCGCCGGTCTCGCCTGGGACCTCATCGGACCCCGCGCCCCCTTCATCCTGGGCGGCGCACTCGCCCTCCTCGCCGTCATCGTCGCCCTCGCCCTGCCCCGCAACCACCGTCACCCCGCCGCCTGA
- a CDS encoding methyltransferase, with protein MSIPTRNLSGLGMPENAAGLESILNGYRAYQVFNTALELGLFELLHDEPGLDREVIAKRLKVNGMFIRSFLLSLRELGLITEDTEKFANSPMADAFLVRESPLFQGGWINEDTGANSRWSNLTAQLQKDKPEAYAFDQAPRTDFIRALGQRSLRGELQGVVREILAWDQFPRARTVLDLGGGHGLYAIALCQANGGLGGVVFDKPHVMSETRAFLREYGMAERLTAQGGDIDTDDIGEGFDIVLISHVLYKFRKNMPEFFNKIRNALRPGGLLVSNHWFCAPGCVPQNGLLEMDKSFLSFGHPLCRIEQFTGLIEECGFSIVAAREIPGPFGAANLHLAVKTAAESVAPECETAACCSCC; from the coding sequence ATGTCCATTCCCACTCGGAACCTGTCCGGCCTCGGCATGCCTGAAAACGCCGCCGGGCTGGAATCCATTCTCAACGGCTACCGGGCCTACCAGGTCTTCAACACGGCCCTGGAGCTGGGGCTCTTCGAACTGCTGCACGACGAACCGGGCCTCGACCGTGAGGTCATCGCCAAACGGCTCAAGGTGAACGGCATGTTCATCCGCAGCTTCCTGCTCTCGCTCAGGGAGTTGGGGCTGATCACCGAGGATACGGAGAAATTCGCCAACTCCCCGATGGCCGACGCCTTCCTCGTGCGGGAAAGTCCCCTGTTCCAGGGCGGCTGGATCAACGAGGACACCGGCGCCAACTCCCGTTGGAGCAACCTGACCGCGCAGCTGCAAAAGGACAAGCCCGAGGCCTACGCCTTTGACCAGGCCCCGCGGACCGATTTCATCCGCGCCCTGGGACAGCGCTCCCTGCGCGGAGAGTTGCAGGGCGTGGTCCGGGAAATCCTCGCCTGGGACCAGTTCCCCCGGGCGCGCACGGTCCTGGACCTGGGCGGCGGCCACGGCCTCTACGCCATCGCCCTGTGCCAGGCCAACGGCGGCCTGGGCGGCGTCGTCTTCGACAAGCCGCACGTCATGTCCGAAACCAGGGCCTTTCTCCGGGAATACGGCATGGCCGAACGGCTGACGGCCCAAGGCGGCGACATCGACACGGACGATATCGGCGAGGGGTTCGACATCGTCCTGATCTCGCACGTCCTGTACAAGTTCAGAAAAAACATGCCGGAATTCTTCAATAAAATCAGAAATGCCCTCCGGCCGGGCGGACTGCTGGTCTCCAACCACTGGTTCTGCGCGCCGGGGTGCGTTCCGCAAAACGGGCTGCTGGAAATGGACAAATCCTTCCTGAGCTTCGGCCACCCGCTGTGCCGCATCGAACAGTTCACCGGGCTGATCGAGGAGTGCGGCTTCAGCATCGTCGCCGCCAGGGAAATCCCCGGCCCCTTCGGCGCCGCGAACCTGCACCTCGCCGTGAAGACGGCGGCGGAAAGCGTGGCCCCGGAATGCGAAACGGCCGCCTGCTGCTCCTGCTGCTGA
- a CDS encoding DUF4390 domain-containing protein, whose translation MHIPDDKRAGTHPAVLIPAVLLAVLLVAETALGQSLSLMAPTLANVHGRLTALFGVAVEEKPILKGELEDGAVLVLKCEVSLLEPRDYWLDREITEVRFQSRLSFDPLTREFVMTLPGRENPLRDADLSKVLDEGWGTIEATLGSWALLDKGRKYSLRLHTSMNEEGAPEGVMRFFYFWSWDAGADNAFQLDFTF comes from the coding sequence ATGCACATCCCTGACGACAAGCGGGCCGGCACGCATCCGGCCGTCCTCATTCCGGCCGTGCTCCTGGCGGTGCTCCTGGTGGCGGAAACAGCCCTGGGGCAGAGCCTGAGTCTGATGGCCCCGACCCTGGCCAACGTGCACGGGCGGCTGACCGCGCTGTTCGGCGTCGCGGTGGAGGAAAAGCCCATCCTGAAGGGCGAGCTGGAGGACGGGGCCGTGCTCGTGCTCAAGTGCGAGGTCAGCCTGCTGGAGCCGCGCGACTACTGGCTGGACCGCGAGATCACCGAGGTCCGTTTCCAGAGCCGCCTGAGCTTCGACCCGCTGACCAGGGAGTTCGTCATGACCCTGCCGGGCCGGGAGAATCCCCTGCGCGACGCGGACTTAAGCAAGGTCCTGGACGAGGGCTGGGGGACCATCGAGGCCACGCTGGGCTCGTGGGCCCTGCTCGACAAGGGCAGAAAGTACTCCCTGCGCCTGCACACCTCCATGAACGAGGAAGGCGCGCCCGAGGGGGTCATGCGCTTCTTCTATTTCTGGTCCTGGGACGCCGGGGCCGACAACGCCTTCCAGCTGGATTTCACCTTCTAG
- a CDS encoding ABC transporter substrate-binding protein: MTLCKNTLIKLVCVCAVIVFCHAPCLAEQATVVDAAKRTVTIPQRVDKILITCYGGVTNQIVVLGGEDRIVGQPAMDRFPQLLKMRPKLKAIPSAGQFDNINIEKIISLNPDMVFAGIISKKGNKKIEEIGLPLVTMYIGKARIGVMKDEFLHTGLILGNEDKAKALVAYWDEKLDLIRQRVKTIPQDKRLRVYYTSNDILQTEGDAWWTQDLLNLAGAVNVAADLGQARETTLEKLVQWNPDVIVAQRLKGKDRVKDILADTKLVDIKAVKDKRVYEFPIGAFWWNRPSPEAPLGFLWLTKTLYPELMADIDMRRETGYFFKTFFGYDLSDAEYEAFIRGYKAN; encoded by the coding sequence ATGACCCTTTGCAAAAACACGCTCATCAAGCTCGTATGCGTCTGCGCGGTTATCGTCTTCTGTCACGCGCCCTGCCTTGCGGAACAGGCCACGGTGGTGGATGCGGCCAAGAGGACCGTCACCATCCCGCAACGCGTCGATAAAATACTGATCACCTGCTACGGCGGCGTGACCAACCAGATCGTCGTTTTGGGCGGCGAGGACAGGATCGTGGGCCAGCCCGCCATGGACCGGTTTCCGCAATTGCTGAAAATGCGCCCGAAACTCAAGGCCATTCCCTCCGCCGGTCAGTTCGACAACATCAACATCGAAAAGATCATTTCATTGAATCCCGACATGGTCTTCGCGGGCATCATCTCCAAAAAGGGCAACAAGAAGATCGAGGAGATCGGCCTGCCCCTGGTGACCATGTATATCGGCAAGGCGCGCATCGGCGTCATGAAGGACGAGTTCCTGCACACCGGCCTGATCCTGGGCAACGAGGACAAGGCCAAGGCCCTGGTCGCCTATTGGGACGAAAAACTCGACCTCATCCGGCAGCGGGTCAAGACCATCCCGCAGGACAAGCGGCTGCGGGTCTACTACACCAGCAACGACATCCTCCAGACCGAGGGCGATGCCTGGTGGACCCAGGACCTGCTGAACCTGGCCGGTGCGGTCAATGTGGCCGCCGACCTCGGGCAGGCCAGGGAAACGACGCTGGAAAAACTCGTGCAGTGGAATCCCGACGTCATCGTGGCCCAGCGGCTGAAGGGCAAGGACCGGGTCAAGGACATCCTGGCGGACACGAAGCTGGTGGATATCAAGGCCGTCAAGGACAAGCGGGTCTATGAATTCCCCATCGGCGCGTTCTGGTGGAACCGCCCCTCGCCGGAGGCCCCCCTGGGCTTTCTCTGGCTGACCAAGACCCTCTATCCGGAACTGATGGCCGACATCGATATGCGGCGGGAGACCGGATACTTCTTCAAGACCTTCTTCGGCTACGACCTGAGCGACGCCGAATACGAGGCCTTCATCCGCGGATACAAGGCCAACTAG
- a CDS encoding FecCD family ABC transporter permease — MVLLLLFLLFSGVFLASFCLGQYDISIGQVVKIFASKLLPVRQDWPQAMETVVFKVRLPRILGASLVGAALAMAGTAYQGMFKNPLVSPDILGASSGAGLGAALAISLSLSVYGVQILSFVLGLVAVSLAYAVSLKVPRDRTLALILTGILVGTLFSSGTSLLKYLADPYDELPTITFWLMGSLATTSTHDVLVAVVPIVAGAAILYVFRWRMNVMSLSEDEALSLGVETGKLRLAAIIGSTLMTSASVSVGGLVGWVGLLIPHLARMLIGPDFQTLLPASGLLGAAYLILVDDMARGFASVEIPLGVLTSILGAPFFLVLLSRQKGGSE, encoded by the coding sequence GTGGTCCTGTTGCTGTTGTTCCTCCTGTTTTCCGGCGTCTTCCTCGCCTCTTTCTGCCTGGGGCAGTACGACATCTCCATTGGCCAGGTGGTCAAGATCTTCGCCTCCAAGCTGTTGCCCGTCCGCCAGGACTGGCCGCAAGCCATGGAGACCGTCGTTTTCAAGGTGCGCCTGCCCCGCATACTGGGCGCATCGCTGGTCGGGGCGGCCCTGGCGATGGCCGGGACGGCCTACCAGGGCATGTTCAAAAATCCGCTGGTTTCGCCCGATATCCTGGGGGCCTCCTCCGGAGCGGGACTGGGGGCGGCCCTGGCCATCTCCCTGTCGCTGAGCGTCTACGGGGTCCAGATCCTGTCTTTCGTCCTGGGACTGGTGGCGGTCTCGCTGGCCTATGCCGTCAGCCTGAAGGTCCCCAGGGACCGGACCCTGGCCCTGATCCTGACCGGCATCCTGGTCGGCACCCTCTTCTCTTCCGGGACGTCGCTCCTCAAATACCTGGCCGACCCCTACGACGAGCTGCCCACCATCACCTTCTGGCTGATGGGCAGCCTGGCCACGACCTCCACCCACGACGTGCTCGTGGCCGTGGTCCCCATCGTGGCCGGAGCGGCCATCCTGTACGTGTTCCGCTGGCGCATGAACGTCATGTCCCTGAGCGAGGACGAGGCGCTCTCCCTGGGCGTGGAGACCGGCAAGCTGCGGCTCGCGGCCATCATCGGTTCGACATTGATGACCTCGGCGTCGGTGTCCGTGGGCGGGCTGGTCGGCTGGGTCGGCCTGCTCATCCCCCACCTGGCCAGAATGCTGATCGGCCCGGACTTCCAGACCCTGCTCCCGGCTTCCGGCCTGCTCGGCGCGGCCTACCTCATCCTGGTGGACGACATGGCCCGCGGCTTCGCCTCCGTGGAAATACCGCTGGGGGTCCTGACCTCCATTCTCGGCGCCCCGTTTTTCCTGGTGTTGTTGAGTCGTCAAAAAGGAGGATCCGAATGA
- a CDS encoding TIGR01777 family oxidoreductase: MRAVIAGGTGFIGRELVRELREHGWEILILSRHPAKVAAAFENGGVIGMPWDNGDWPNVLGPDTAIVNLAGENIAAGRWTRARRKRILESRVQAGQRILEAVEQAGVAPGVLIQGSAVGYYGPCGATPINEYAESGTGFLADVARRWEASTAPLEKQGTRRCIIRTGLVLGHGGVLSRMLTPFKYYLGGYPGTGLQGVSWIHLRDEVRAIRFLMENPDADGPYNLCSPHPVNFRKFAHVLGTVLKRPYKTPVPPFALRLLFGRMADELLLSGQIALPERLTKAGFAFEFPDLTDALRDVLA, translated from the coding sequence GTGCGTGCTGTAATCGCCGGGGGAACCGGCTTCATCGGCCGGGAACTGGTCCGGGAACTGCGGGAACACGGCTGGGAGATTCTCATCCTGTCGCGCCATCCGGCCAAGGTCGCCGCCGCCTTCGAAAACGGGGGCGTCATCGGCATGCCCTGGGACAACGGGGACTGGCCCAACGTGCTCGGCCCGGACACCGCCATCGTCAACCTGGCCGGGGAAAACATCGCGGCCGGTCGCTGGACCCGCGCACGCCGGAAACGCATCCTGGAGAGCCGGGTCCAGGCCGGACAACGCATCCTCGAGGCCGTGGAACAGGCGGGCGTCGCGCCCGGCGTGCTCATCCAGGGCTCGGCCGTGGGCTACTACGGCCCGTGCGGGGCCACCCCGATCAACGAATACGCCGAGTCCGGCACCGGCTTCCTGGCCGACGTCGCCCGCAGGTGGGAGGCGTCCACCGCGCCCCTCGAAAAACAGGGCACCCGCCGCTGCATCATCCGCACCGGCCTGGTCCTCGGCCACGGCGGCGTGCTTTCGCGCATGCTCACGCCCTTCAAATACTACCTTGGCGGCTACCCCGGCACCGGCCTGCAGGGCGTCTCCTGGATCCACCTCAGGGACGAGGTCCGGGCCATCCGCTTCCTCATGGAAAACCCCGACGCCGACGGCCCCTACAACCTCTGCTCGCCCCACCCGGTCAACTTCCGCAAGTTCGCCCACGTCCTGGGCACCGTGCTCAAACGCCCCTACAAGACCCCGGTCCCGCCCTTCGCCCTGCGCCTGCTCTTCGGCCGCATGGCCGACGAGCTCCTCCTCTCCGGACAGATCGCCCTGCCCGAACGGCTGACCAAGGCGGGCTTCGCCTTCGAATTCCCGGACCTGACCGACGCCCTGCGCGACGTCCTGGCCTAG
- a CDS encoding ABC transporter ATP-binding protein encodes MIFELCDVHARYGKNTTLHGVSLALESREVVCLLGPNGAGKSTLFKVALGFLPTTSGRISCDGEDISGWSRARIARTIGYIPQSHAPTFQYRSFDMVLMGRTAHLGRYATPSAKDRDLAEAAMEHMSILHLRNALFSELSGGERQLILIARALAQNPRFLIMDEPTNNLDFGNQVLVLRHVQALARDGLGIIMATHYPDHAFRYADKAVLIKGGVIVGSGTPETTATEQRLNDLYGVGLNIADACTENGHNSMKVCIPAICPSPAPQQQYME; translated from the coding sequence ATGATTTTCGAATTGTGCGACGTCCATGCCCGGTATGGAAAAAACACGACCCTGCACGGCGTGTCCCTGGCTCTGGAAAGCCGCGAGGTCGTCTGCCTCCTGGGCCCCAACGGCGCGGGCAAGTCAACGCTGTTCAAGGTCGCGTTGGGATTCCTCCCGACCACAAGCGGCCGGATATCGTGCGACGGAGAGGACATCTCCGGCTGGTCGCGCGCCAGGATCGCCCGGACCATCGGCTATATTCCGCAAAGCCACGCGCCCACCTTCCAGTACAGGTCCTTCGACATGGTGCTGATGGGACGCACGGCCCATCTCGGCCGGTACGCCACCCCTTCGGCAAAGGACAGGGACCTGGCCGAAGCGGCCATGGAACACATGAGCATCCTTCATCTGCGGAATGCCCTGTTCTCGGAACTGAGCGGAGGCGAGCGCCAGCTCATCCTGATCGCCAGGGCCCTGGCGCAGAACCCGCGATTCCTGATCATGGACGAGCCGACCAACAATCTGGATTTCGGCAATCAGGTGCTCGTCCTGCGGCACGTCCAGGCCCTGGCCCGGGACGGCCTGGGCATCATCATGGCCACGCATTACCCGGACCACGCGTTCCGGTATGCGGACAAGGCCGTTCTCATCAAGGGAGGCGTGATAGTCGGCTCCGGAACCCCGGAGACGACCGCGACGGAACAACGGTTGAACGATCTCTACGGCGTGGGGCTCAACATAGCCGACGCCTGCACCGAAAACGGCCACAACTCGATGAAGGTTTGCATCCCGGCGATATGCCCCTCCCCAGCACCCCAACAGCAGTACATGGAGTAA
- a CDS encoding DUF364 domain-containing protein: protein MQPESNKTTGILAETITSIKAALGPRLDDIAVERVVVGIFFTGVKLTNGQGGLCFTPIKTIPEAVCCPSSARAMPNSGNLAGTPAAKIIDHMFSGNAMRRAIGIAVMNALSNTIWADRAPGDYVIRHNADPLDNYAYPEGGKAVVVGALVPYLKMLKQGNRDFSILEKDIRTLKPDEMDHFVPAEHAMEKVAEADLLIITGTTLINDTLEDLLATAKPSADVIVVGPTASMLPEAFFSRGVNAIGGVMATDPDRLLEVLGEGGSGYHFFGKSADRVVINKP from the coding sequence ATGCAACCTGAATCGAACAAGACCACCGGCATCCTGGCCGAAACCATAACGAGCATCAAGGCCGCACTCGGCCCGCGTTTGGACGACATCGCGGTGGAGCGGGTGGTAGTCGGCATCTTTTTCACGGGAGTGAAATTGACCAACGGCCAGGGCGGGCTCTGCTTCACGCCGATCAAGACCATACCCGAGGCCGTGTGCTGTCCCAGTTCGGCCCGGGCCATGCCCAACTCCGGCAACCTCGCCGGGACGCCCGCGGCCAAGATCATCGACCACATGTTCAGCGGCAACGCCATGAGACGGGCCATCGGCATCGCCGTCATGAACGCACTGTCCAACACCATCTGGGCGGACAGGGCTCCGGGCGACTACGTCATCCGGCACAATGCCGATCCCCTGGACAACTATGCGTACCCCGAGGGCGGCAAGGCCGTGGTGGTCGGCGCGCTGGTCCCCTATCTGAAGATGCTCAAACAAGGCAACCGGGACTTCTCCATTCTGGAAAAGGACATCCGGACCCTCAAGCCCGATGAGATGGACCACTTCGTCCCGGCGGAGCACGCAATGGAAAAGGTCGCCGAAGCGGACCTGCTCATCATCACCGGCACGACCCTGATCAACGACACGCTGGAGGACCTGCTGGCCACGGCCAAGCCCTCCGCCGACGTCATCGTGGTCGGACCGACCGCAAGCATGCTCCCCGAGGCATTCTTCTCCCGAGGGGTCAACGCCATCGGCGGCGTCATGGCCACCGATCCGGACCGGCTCCTGGAAGTCCTCGGGGAAGGCGGTTCCGGCTATCACTTTTTCGGCAAATCGGCGGACCGGGTGGTTATCAACAAACCCTAG
- a CDS encoding sensor histidine kinase: MTPDPIRISSTSRRDQRRHRREYIIALIFIVLITGLTWAELKYLSGDYYLILNLLILNVVFLLAMLFYVARNAVRLVLERRRRVLGSKLRTRLVLAFISLSLIPTVLIYLVSVKFVQTSVDYWFKGQVEESMEQALELGRAFYGSAQDRLERRGAVMIKEIIDSKFAWGGKAMDKYLNKKFDEYDLSLVGVITPEGKEQNTHATAQWGQAWPEIKEKIDWQSLRADPRSWTTIIPKPGSDLVLGVTPVDEGRSGYLVLGETVGQGLLHRLDQIVRGLDEYKKLKTRKYPWKMNLYLTLGVMALLIILGAIWFGFRLAKELSAPVQALAAGTERIGRGDLSVRLEDRSDDELGFLVQSFNRMAEDLEQSQNSVQQANERLAQQNQELERRGQYIEAVLNNITSGVISMDSEGRIGTVNTAAESILGIPGEFLIGKVPYRFLSGDFADMVKEALAQLSTKPGEVWQRQIDLPVRGKLIKVLVNVVSLKNVGGRDAGHVAVFEDITELEKIQRLAAWREVARRIAHEIKNPLTPIKLSAQRLQRKYGGRIGEGTFDECTGLIVNQVERLQNMVTEFSAYAKLPEVQPKPDLLVPLLEEVTAMFANTHRRIKWNLSASDIGEFPFDREGIRKVLINLFTNAAEALKDTRGGEVRITAVHDRDAGTVTISVADNGPGLPKDSSRMFEPYYTDKKGGTGLGLTIVRSIIADHGGMVRAASNHPKGTVFIIELHDA, encoded by the coding sequence GTGACGCCCGATCCGATCCGCATCAGTTCCACAAGCCGCAGGGACCAGCGACGGCATCGGCGCGAGTACATCATCGCCCTGATCTTCATCGTGCTCATCACCGGCCTGACCTGGGCCGAGCTGAAATATCTGAGCGGCGATTACTATCTCATCCTGAACCTGCTCATCCTGAACGTGGTCTTCCTGCTGGCCATGCTCTTCTACGTGGCCCGCAACGCGGTGCGCCTGGTCCTGGAGCGCCGCCGCAGGGTGCTCGGCTCCAAGCTGCGCACGCGCCTGGTCCTGGCCTTCATCTCGCTGTCGCTCATCCCCACGGTGCTCATCTACCTGGTCTCCGTGAAGTTCGTGCAGACCTCGGTGGACTACTGGTTCAAGGGCCAGGTGGAGGAGTCCATGGAGCAGGCCCTGGAGCTGGGGCGGGCCTTCTACGGCTCGGCCCAGGACCGTCTGGAGCGGCGCGGCGCGGTCATGATCAAGGAGATCATCGACTCCAAGTTCGCCTGGGGCGGCAAGGCCATGGACAAGTACCTGAACAAGAAGTTCGACGAGTACGACCTCAGCCTGGTGGGCGTCATCACCCCGGAGGGCAAGGAGCAGAACACCCACGCCACGGCCCAGTGGGGCCAGGCCTGGCCCGAGATCAAGGAGAAGATCGACTGGCAGTCCCTGCGCGCGGACCCGCGCTCCTGGACGACCATCATCCCCAAGCCCGGCTCGGACCTGGTCCTGGGCGTGACCCCGGTGGACGAGGGGCGCAGCGGCTACCTGGTGCTCGGCGAGACCGTGGGCCAGGGGCTCCTGCACCGGCTCGACCAGATCGTGCGCGGCCTGGACGAATACAAGAAGCTCAAGACCCGCAAGTACCCGTGGAAGATGAACCTGTACCTGACCCTCGGGGTCATGGCCCTGCTCATCATCCTGGGGGCCATCTGGTTCGGCTTCCGCCTGGCCAAGGAGCTGTCCGCCCCGGTCCAGGCCCTGGCCGCGGGCACCGAGCGCATCGGGCGCGGCGACCTGTCCGTGCGTCTGGAGGACCGATCAGACGACGAGCTCGGCTTCCTGGTCCAGTCCTTCAACCGCATGGCCGAGGACCTGGAGCAGAGCCAGAACTCCGTGCAGCAGGCCAACGAGCGGCTGGCCCAGCAGAACCAGGAGCTGGAGCGGCGCGGCCAGTACATCGAGGCCGTGCTCAACAACATCACCTCGGGAGTCATCTCCATGGACTCCGAAGGGCGCATCGGCACGGTCAACACCGCGGCCGAGAGCATCCTCGGCATCCCCGGCGAATTTCTCATCGGCAAGGTCCCCTACCGCTTCCTGTCCGGCGACTTCGCGGACATGGTCAAGGAGGCCCTGGCCCAGCTGTCCACCAAGCCCGGCGAGGTCTGGCAGCGCCAGATCGACCTGCCCGTGCGCGGCAAGCTCATCAAGGTCCTGGTCAACGTGGTCTCCCTCAAGAACGTGGGCGGCCGGGACGCGGGCCACGTGGCCGTGTTCGAGGACATCACCGAGCTGGAGAAGATCCAGCGGCTGGCCGCCTGGCGCGAGGTGGCCCGGCGCATCGCCCACGAGATCAAGAACCCGCTCACGCCCATCAAGCTGTCCGCCCAGCGGCTGCAGCGCAAGTACGGCGGCCGCATCGGCGAGGGCACCTTCGACGAGTGCACCGGCCTGATCGTCAACCAGGTGGAGCGGCTCCAGAACATGGTCACCGAGTTCTCGGCCTACGCCAAGCTGCCCGAGGTCCAGCCCAAGCCCGACCTGCTCGTCCCGCTCCTGGAGGAGGTCACGGCCATGTTCGCCAACACCCACCGCCGGATCAAATGGAACCTGTCCGCCTCGGACATCGGCGAGTTCCCCTTCGACCGCGAGGGCATCCGCAAGGTGCTCATCAACCTCTTCACCAACGCGGCCGAAGCCCTCAAGGACACCCGCGGCGGCGAGGTCCGGATCACCGCCGTCCACGACAGGGACGCGGGCACCGTGACCATCTCCGTGGCCGACAACGGGCCGGGCCTGCCCAAGGACTCCTCGCGCATGTTCGAGCCCTACTACACCGACAAGAAGGGCGGCACCGGCCTGGGCCTGACCATCGTCCGGTCCATCATCGCCGACCACGGCGGCATGGTCCGCGCCGCCTCCAACCACCCCAAGGGCACGGTCTTCATCATCGAGCTGCACGACGCCTGA